Within the Streptomyces sp. R41 genome, the region CCGGTCTCCGACGTGGACCGGGCGAAGGAGTTCTACCGGGACAAGGTCGGCTTCCACGTCGACCTGGACGGTGAGGTGATGGAGGGGGTGCGGATCGTGCAGCTGACGCCGCCCGGTTCGGGGTGTTCCATAGCGCTCGTGGACGGACTGCAGGTCCCGACGGGGACGCCGCAGCCGGGGACGTACCACGGGATGCAGCTGTGCGTCACGGACGCCAAGGCGGCGTACGAGGAGCTCACGGCGCGGGGGCTCGACATCAGCGAGCCGGTGGAGTTCGCGCCGCAGGACGGCGCCACGTTCATGTACTTCAAGGACCCGGACGGGAACGGCTGGGCGATCCAGGAGTACCGGCGGCGGGAGACCGAGCCGCTGCACCAGCTGCTGAGCGAGCTGGCCGCCCAGCGGCAGTAGTTCATCCGCTCTTCATCCCTCCGGTTGGGGGACGTGAGGCGAGGGAATATTGGCGTGTACATGCTCTGTCCGCACCGCCACCGTCGCATCTCCCCCCACCGGAGGTCTGAAGTGTCCGGCAGAAACGTGTACCGCCGCAGTCGTGCCGTCGTGGCGTCCGCCCTCGCCTTCACCGCGGCCGCGGTCGGCGTGTGGACCGGGTTCGGCGGCTCGTCCCCGGCTCACGCCGCGGCCGCCGTCCCGACCCCGGACCACGTCGTCGTCGTGGTCTTCGAGAACCACGGGTACAGCCAGGTGATCGGCTCGTCCGGCGCCCCGTACATCAACTCGCTCAAGACCGGCGGCGCCAACCTCTCCCAGTCGTACGCCGAAACGCACCCGAGCCAGCCCAACTACTTCGCCCTGTTCTCCGGCGCCACCCAGGGGATCACGGACGACAGCTGCTACACGCCCGGCTTCTCCTCCGCCGCGAACCTCGCCTCCGAGTTGATCGCCGCGGGCAAGACGTGGGGGAGCTACAACGAGACGCTGCCCGGCCAGGGTTCGACGACGTGCGGCAGCGGCAAGTACGCGCGCAAGCACAACCCGTGGTTCGGCTTCAGCAACGTACCGACGTCGAGCGCCAAGACGTTCGCGCAGTTCCCGACGGACTACTCGACGCTTCCGCAGGTCTCCTTCGTCGTCCCGAACCTGTGCAGCGACATGCACGACTGCTCGGTGTCGACGGGTGACACCTGGCTGAAGAACAACCTGAGCGCGTACGCGACCTGGGCCAAGACCCACAACAGCCTGCTCGTCGTCACCTTCGACGAGGACAACCGGCTGTCCGGCAACCGCATCCCGACGGTCCTCTA harbors:
- a CDS encoding alkaline phosphatase family protein; translation: MSGRNVYRRSRAVVASALAFTAAAVGVWTGFGGSSPAHAAAAVPTPDHVVVVVFENHGYSQVIGSSGAPYINSLKTGGANLSQSYAETHPSQPNYFALFSGATQGITDDSCYTPGFSSAANLASELIAAGKTWGSYNETLPGQGSTTCGSGKYARKHNPWFGFSNVPTSSAKTFAQFPTDYSTLPQVSFVVPNLCSDMHDCSVSTGDTWLKNNLSAYATWAKTHNSLLVVTFDEDNRLSGNRIPTVLYGQQVTAGSSSTATYNHYDLLRTLEDMHGLPHAGNAASGKDITGIWTS
- a CDS encoding VOC family protein, producing the protein MDMTLEVILLPVSDVDRAKEFYRDKVGFHVDLDGEVMEGVRIVQLTPPGSGCSIALVDGLQVPTGTPQPGTYHGMQLCVTDAKAAYEELTARGLDISEPVEFAPQDGATFMYFKDPDGNGWAIQEYRRRETEPLHQLLSELAAQRQ